A single genomic interval of Primulina huaijiensis isolate GDHJ02 chromosome 7, ASM1229523v2, whole genome shotgun sequence harbors:
- the LOC140981301 gene encoding PLASMODESMATA CALLOSE-BINDING PROTEIN 2-like isoform X2: MAVFVVYLLILFAMAIHSDAAYCVCNSGLNDTILQKNIDYACGSGADCSGIHQNGACFNPNTVKDHCNYAVNSYYQRKGQTPGSCDFSGTATVTANAPNAVTGCVYQSNPSGGGTPTTMNGTNPGMFPGLTVPPGGSGFDSKARKTPLSRSTMTSMLLPFFFSTFFLYGLM, from the exons ATGGCTGTTTTTGTAGTGTATTTATTGATTCTGTTTGCCATGGCTATTCATTCAG ATGCAGCTTATTGCGTTTGCAACAGTGGGTTGAATGATACAATTCTCCAGAAAAATATAGATTACGCTTGTGGAAGTGGAGCTGATTGTTCAGGAATACATCAAAATGGGGCTTGTTTTAACCCAAACACAGTCAAGGACCACTGCAATTATGCTGTTAACAGTTATTACCAGAGGAAGGGCCAAACTCCTGGGAGCTGTGATTTTTCAGGCACAGCCACAGTTACTGCAAATGCCCCTA ATGCTGTTACTGGATGTGTGTATCAATCTAATCCAAG CGGCGGAGGAACACCTACAACCATGAACGGCACCAACCCGGGTATGTTTCCAGGCTTAACAGTGCCTCCAGGTGGCTCCGGATTCGACAGCAAAGCTAGAAAGACGCCACTGTCTCGAAGCACTATGACCTCTATGCTATTACCATTCTTCTTTTCAACTTTCTTCCTTTATGGCTTGATGTGA
- the LOC140981301 gene encoding PLASMODESMATA CALLOSE-BINDING PROTEIN 2-like isoform X1, with amino-acid sequence MAVFVVYLLILFAMAIHSDAAYCVCNSGLNDTILQKNIDYACGSGADCSGIHQNGACFNPNTVKDHCNYAVNSYYQRKGQTPGSCDFSGTATVTANAPNAVTGCVYQSNPSSGGGTPTTMNGTNPGMFPGLTVPPGGSGFDSKARKTPLSRSTMTSMLLPFFFSTFFLYGLM; translated from the exons ATGGCTGTTTTTGTAGTGTATTTATTGATTCTGTTTGCCATGGCTATTCATTCAG ATGCAGCTTATTGCGTTTGCAACAGTGGGTTGAATGATACAATTCTCCAGAAAAATATAGATTACGCTTGTGGAAGTGGAGCTGATTGTTCAGGAATACATCAAAATGGGGCTTGTTTTAACCCAAACACAGTCAAGGACCACTGCAATTATGCTGTTAACAGTTATTACCAGAGGAAGGGCCAAACTCCTGGGAGCTGTGATTTTTCAGGCACAGCCACAGTTACTGCAAATGCCCCTA ATGCTGTTACTGGATGTGTGTATCAATCTAATCCAAG CAGCGGCGGAGGAACACCTACAACCATGAACGGCACCAACCCGGGTATGTTTCCAGGCTTAACAGTGCCTCCAGGTGGCTCCGGATTCGACAGCAAAGCTAGAAAGACGCCACTGTCTCGAAGCACTATGACCTCTATGCTATTACCATTCTTCTTTTCAACTTTCTTCCTTTATGGCTTGATGTGA
- the LOC140981817 gene encoding uncharacterized protein, with protein sequence MDSQQPPRPPAREGGGGDFTAIITVLLAFIGISSLIIVPSQSTIMQSLSILHQVPEGHVGVYWIGGALQNTITNPGFHFKMPIITHFEPIQVTLQTDLVRDIPCGTKGGVMINFEKIEVVNRLHKDYVYETLLNYGVQYDNTWIYDKIHHEINQFCSGHSLQQVYIDMFDQIDEKMKDALQADCTRYAPGIEIISVRVTKPTIPDSIRRNFVEMEEERTKVLIAMEKQRVSEKEAETQKKIAVSEAEKHAHVSKIQMEQKLMEKDSIRRQEEISNAIYLAREKSLADANFYRTMREAEVNKLMLTPQFLELKFIEAIANNSKIYFGNKIPNMVLDQRLLGNFLQDLAKNGNLEV encoded by the exons ATGGACTCACAGCAACCGCCGAGACCTCCGGCACGTGAAGGTGGAGGCGGAGATTTCACCGCCATAATTACTGTTCTACTGGCCTTCATCGGCATCTCCAGCCTG ATTATAGTTCCATCACAATCAACAATAATGCAAAGTCTCTCTATTTTGCATCAAGTTCCAGAAGGTCATGTTGGGGTTTATTGGATTGGAGGTGCCCTTCAAAACACCATTACAAATCCAG GTTTTCATTTCAAAATGCCAATTATAACTCACTTTGAGCCTATTCAAGTAACCTTACAGACAGATTTG GTTAGGGATATTCCTTGTGGAACGAAAGGAGGCGTGATGATTAACTTTGAGAAGATAGAG GTTGTTAATCGTCTTCATAAGGACTATGTGTATGAAACATTGCTCAACTATGGTGTCCAATACGACAACACATGGATATATGACAAGATCCATCACGAGATCAATCAGTTTTGCAGTGGCCATTCCCTTCAGCAAGTTTACATCGACATGTTTGATCAG ATCGATGAAAAAATGAAAGATGCTCTTCAGGCTGACTGCACAAGATATGCACCTGGTATTGAAATTATTAGTGTGCGGGTCACGAAACCTACCATTCCAGATAGTATAAGGCGGAATTTCGTAGAGATGGAAGAGGAGCGCACCAAG GTCTTGATTGCGATGGAGAAACAGAGAGTATCTGAGAAGGAAGCAGAGACACAGAAAAAAATTGCCGTAAGCGAAGCTGAAAAACATGCACATGTTAGTAAGATTCAGATGGAACAGAAGTTGATGGAGAAAGATAGCATAAGGAGACAAGAGGAAATTTCTAATGCAATATATTTAGCTCGTGAAAAGAGCTTGGCCGATGCCAACTTTTACCG GACGATGAGAGAAGCAGAAGTAAACAAGTTGATGCTGACTCCTCAGTTTTTGGAACTCAAGTTCATTGAAGCTATTGCTAATAACTCCAAAATATACTTTGGTAACAAG ATACCGAACATGGTTCTAGATCAGAGACTACTCGGAAACTTTTTACAAGACTTAGCAAAAAACGGAAATTTGGAAGTTTAG
- the LOC140981155 gene encoding protein root UVB sensitive 3, producing MEGETSKTRLLRSETSVIEEWNGTASTKLVKTATITISGNSVQKSALRFNHFSRRILDAFVPEGFPSSVTPDYAPFQLWDSLQGLSTYMRTMLSTQALLSAIGVGEKSATVIGATFQWFLRDLTGMLGGILFTFYQGANLDSNAKMWRLVADLMNDLGMLMDLVSPLFPSAILFIVCLGSISRSFTGVASGATRAALTQHFALQNNAADISAKEGSQETVATMIGMALGMLLAHITMGHSLAIWFCFLSLTIFHMYANYKAVRCLSLSTINCERSSILLSHFMETGQVLSPKQVSVMEHVLPLWMTSWTEKSRTEYLHPRVRLGVRPSSLNSNEVVELSHLAGSYYSKGKYILLQRNDKISVIMHRDSIAADVLQAFIHALVLVKLVGESGSGHLESQSWMSKNYETLIVKLQSSGWRTERLLSPSVVWKANWFFSSSDEKLD from the exons ATGGAAGGAGAAACCAGTAAGACGAGGCTTCTCCGATCGGAAACGTCCGTTATCGAGGAATGGAACGGCACTGCTTCGACAAAGTTAGTGAAAACCGCCACCATCACGATTTCTGGAAACTCCGTTCAAAAATCTGCTCTCCGATTCAATCATTTTTCTCGTAGAATTCTCGACGCATTTGTTCCCGAG GGATTCCCAAGCAGTGTGACTCCTGATTATGCCCCCTTTCAATTATGGGACTCTTTGCAG GGCCTTTCAACTTATATGAGAACAATGCTATCTACCCAG GCTCTCTTAAGTGCTATTGGGGTTGGCGAGAAATCTGCTACTGTGATAGGGGCCACATTTCAG TGGTTTCTGAGGGATTTGACTGGAATGCTTGGAGGTATCTTGTTTACATTTTATCAG GGGGCAAATCTGGATAGCAATGCTAAAATGTGGCGTCTCGTTGCGGATCTTATGAATGATCTTG GGATGTTAATGGACCTTGTTTCGCCTTTGTTCCCATCAGCAATTTTGTTTATTGTTTGCTTAGGGAGCATATCGCGATCTTTTA CTGGCGTTGCCAGTGGTGCCACTAGAGCTGCTTTAACGCAACATTTTGCACTTCAGAACAATGCAGCGGATATATCTGCAAAG GAAGGAAGCCAAGAGACTGTTGCAACTATGATTGGAATGGCTCTAGGAATGCTCCTTGCTCATATTACTATGGGGCACTCACTTGCcatttggttttgttttctctCTCTCACTATCTTTCATATGTATG CAAACTATAAGGCTGTTCGCTGCCTCTCACTTTCTACTATAAATTGTGAAAGAAGCTCTATTCTTTTGTCACATTTCATGGAGACCGGTCAAG TTCTTTCTCCTAAACAGGTCTCAGTGATGGAGCATGTTTTACCACTGTGGATGACCTCGTGGACAGAAAAAAGTAGAACTGAATATTTGCACCCACGGGTACGGTTAGGTGTTCGGCCATCATCACTTAACAGCAATGAAGT GGTGGAGCTCTCTCATTTGGCTGGCTCTTACTATAGTAAAG GAAAGTATATACTACTTCAGAGAAATGATAAAATTAGTGTCATTATGCACAGAGATTCGATAGCAGCAGATGTCTTACAGGCTTTCATACATGCTCTTGTCTTGGTAAAACTTGTTGGCGAAAGTGGATCTGGGCATTTGGAAAGTCAATCGTGGATGTCTAAAAACTATGAAACCTTGATTGTGAAG CTTCAATCATCTGGATGGAGAACAGAACGTCTTCTATCGCCCTCGGTCGTATGGAAGGCGAATTGGTTTTTCAGTTCATCGGATGAAAAACTTGACTAG